DNA sequence from the Glycine soja cultivar W05 chromosome 18, ASM419377v2, whole genome shotgun sequence genome:
taattttttttatattatgaatgTATAATCCTTTTtctctaaaataattatctgtTAGTTAAGGTTTGTTGATACACCAAATACATTATGCAACTGCAATTAGCTTGATGTTTTAGGCATTTCTTTCATATAGAAGTTTCTTAACGTTTTAACTTTACATTGTCGGGCGCGCTCTTAAAGTTCACACGCAGCCCAATTAGAGTTCTATGGAGATATATAAGTTGTTTATTTATTGGttgaaggaagaaagaagagagagagagaaaaagaaagatgttattgattcaaatatttttattaataaaaattaataaattaataattatcattttggtcattaaaattttcaaaaaacaacATAGGAACCAATGAGCCAATATCAGTATGACACGATGACTAGTTACCAAGCAGTAACATTTATTGGATCTTCCCAGTTCCCACGTTTCCATATTGCaggaaattaatataatatctaaTGTGATAACGAGCTTGTGACATGTACATGAGTCTATGTCGTTAAAATTTAAATGCGATGATGTTGTCAAAAGTTAATCTTCACCGgctcacttatctttttttgtCTTACTTAAGTGCTGCTACCAatatgttaaaaagaaaattataaataacatcgctaatataatatttcaaattGTGCTAGATATTTTCCTTGTTGTGGGTTTGAGTGTTTTTTATACTCAAAGAGTCATAGTTATTAATTACTAAATCTGtttgtcttaaaaaaaatcaaatattgtgTTAAGAATGTTCATGACCAGTATAATCTAATTAATGGTTCGAAGTTATTTTTTGACAAGTTCgagtttaagaaattaaatttggtGTATTGTTTAGAATAGATTTTGAAGGCCAAAATGGATTTGCAAATTCAAGCCATATGCATTACATTTTGATGATGTTCCCTTTGATTCCAATATTAAAAtgtttgattatgtttttttcaGATGTTCCCTTTAATCAAAGGTCAatgctaatttttttagttttctttatatTACTAAAGAGTTTTATGGGATGCAATGAGTAGCGATGCAAGTGCCATGAGCCAATTTTAGTAATAGACAATAAATATAGTTCACAAAGTTAAGTTACATTATGTATTGGAGAGTTTTTGGATGTAATGAATTTATAATTCTAAAACATCACACAAGTTAATACAAAGATATTGGTTGCCATATAGTGCATATGTAAAGTGAGGAAGTATgtatttgacattttatgtATTTGGGGGGTCATTTTTTGATGGACTTAGTAATAATAGTagttgaaaaatagaaaatttgatTTGTTGTTGTGGGCAAGTATGTATATGcacaatttgtatttttttacccTTTTATAGAGTATAATATTGTGACAATATTCCTATTTAAAATTTACTGTATAATGTTACATATTTAATTGTTAttacaaaacaaatattaaaaaaaattaacccatGTATCCCACGGTTAACCTAACTACTTAATTTGAATGATTGGCAAAGCTAGGACAAtgaagattaatatatatatgttgtattATTAAGTAACTAAAACAACCAAATATAAAAAGACAAAGAAGGGGAATGAACAATAACGTTATGCGTTCGGAGTAATTGAATAATCAAAACAATAAAGAACTTTAATAGTGGAATATTGCGTACATAAAATTAGAATTGACAAAGTTTGATGTGATGAATCAAACAATCAGTCACAAgtgattaatatatttaaatgaagattaaatcattcagataatttttaagttcaatatttgatagaaataatttttttattagattttaattattttcttctaaattattcaagatttttttttcttataaacctGAGAGttaacactaaaaaaaattgatgtgatGACTCTATTCTTGaccctttaaatttattttatcgcAGGTCCACTACTATATAAGAACCTCCACCCTGCATGCACTTCCATTCCCACCAACATTGATTCCATAAATACATAGCTTTCTTCCTTAATTTGAAAGTAAAGAAGCAATACCAAGTACAATCTCTCTACTTTCAGCGTGCTTGATTTCACATTTtgaatgcaattttctaaattttagaaACTAGTAGTTATAATTTTCACGTCTTAAACGTGTGATTCTTTCATTTTCGAGTTTCTAAACCTCTTACGAGAACCATTCCTAGTATATGTTTACTTGTGTTCCGGAGCTGGCTAACTCACAATCACAAGAATGCTTGGAGGAATATGTGGAACGCAACACGAGAGTGGTCACAGAGTTATACAAAGCCCTAACCTCCAAAGACCCCGAGACGCTCCATGGGCTTGTGACCCAAGACTTGGAGTGGTGGTTCCACGGCCCACCATGCCATCGGCACCACTTGGTCCCCTGGCTCACGGGCTCCTCACCCTCCTCAAAGGCTTTGGTTCCACAACACATGGTGGGCTTTGGGCCAGTGGTAATTGCTGAAGGGTTTGATGATGACCATTTGGTGTGGTGGGTGCACGCGTGGACCGTCACTGCTGATGGGCTCATAACTCAGGTCAAAGAGTATGTGAACACTTCCGTGACCGTGACTCTTTTATCACAACAAGTGCTTCCAAATGCTTCCAAGTGTCAATGCATTTGGCAGAGTAGGCTTTGTGATGAATCTGTGCCTGGACTTATTCTGCCAATCTAGGGTATTAGAATTAGATGGTGGTTGGGTTTCAAAAGTTCACCATGCCACATAGTGAGTGGTGCATGTCACGTAGTTTATATATGTGCACGTAATTGGGTCTATACTGTGAGTGTGCTTGTTTTTGTGCAATTGTGTGGGTTTTGTGACATTTAGTAATTGTATGTTATGCTATGGTTTGGGGCTGTTGAAATAGTGGgtgtttatataaatattaacaacGTATCATCATCTTTTATTCTATCGCCTGCTTTTTAGAATTTAGATTattagcactcatgttgtcaatTGTATACGCCAGCCATCTTTACACATACTCGAATAGGTATCTTTTATTAAAGTAACACTAGAAATctagaattatatatattatattattattcatacaGAAACATAACAATATCAAGCGAAAGATGAGATTGTTAATTAGCggaatgtgttttttttctgaACACATGCTCTTGCATTGGGGGTAATcttgttatattatgaataacagattttttttccaaataattAACGCAATTGCCTATTTAAGATTGTTACCTAAAACTTCTAATCAAACTTGTACAATCCTATACTAATTGATTCACGCGCTTGTGGAATGTGGTGGTGTTGTTAAGCTAgttgaaacaaaatataacaatatCAAACGAGAGAAGAGATTGTGAGATTGCCTTGGGTGTTAAGCTAGttgaaacaaaacataaaatcatCAAGATATTTATATGCTGCAAACTGCATAAACTTTTCGGCATACATGAAGTTACAGCTCCAAACCAATTCCTCCCACCACAAGTGACTGACTAAGAACACATCCATCATGATCCAAGGTTCTTGTCTGATTATATCACATACGTAAATAGTGATAGCAAgtgacatatattttttttttctaacatactatttattaaaaaatactttactAACATTTCTCATGGTACTTATGATTCAAATGGAAAGCACAAGATCCGGCAACGACCCGTGAACCCGAACCCGAACTCGGTTGGTGCTCCGCCACAAGCGAGCCTCATCGCCGTCCTCCGAAACCCGATGCACCACCGTGATCAACGTGTTAAAGTACTCACGCAGCTGAGTAATGATCCCGTGCTTGAACCTCCACACGTGCACCCAGTACTCTCCCGCCCCCTCCCACCCTTCAACCACCACGCGGTCACCGACGGCCCTGATCCTCCGAGGCCTAAACTTGAAGGCCTTTTGTGCCGTCGTTGACTCGCCGGTCAACACTTTCATCATGTGCTGGCAGTGAGGAGGCCCGTGGTACCACCATTCCAACTCTGCCCTCACCACCTTCGCAAGCTTCTCCGTGTCGCCATCACGCAGTAATGCCTTGTACACCAATTTTACCGTCTCCCGGTTGCGGTTTTCGTGTTCCGTGACCGTGCCGGAGAATTTCTCCGGCTCGGCCTTGCTGCCGGGGATGATCTTCATGGTGAAAGAATGGTTGTAGCCCATGCTATTTATAAGAGGCTTATGCTCAGAATTTAGGTTACAGTTATAGACAATTTCGTTGCTATATGTGAAtagtttatatatgtttttttttaagtttaattaattatttagttaatataattttcaaattttgtagttgttatagttaataagtgaactttttaattcctcaaatttatatttgtgttaaaaacttttaactaataaagttaaaagaaattaatgataaaatttttttgagaattaaaatataaatttgaactaaaaaattcacttattaaatttcatagattaaaaaatttatttattaactatatgaactaaaatgaataagttaaaaatatagaaattaaattaataattaaacttttttttataaaaaagtttatgtATGAAGATGTTAACAAACTACAAAGactatctttaaaaaaaaaacaaattacaaagacTATACTAAATAGaagtataattttattctttcacGTTTGGCTGACTGTTTCAGTTTAATCTTATgagttttgtcttttttttttaagcagaaGACATGTGTAAAAGCGGTGACAATATACGGCTAAAGAATCTcaattggctctccaaattcaATTTTTGAATATGCAATTACCTTAAATActcttttgttatttataattaccTTAAATActcttttgttatttataataattttatttgatccaaataaaattttgttgaaaGATACGTCTGGTTTATATATAAGGGGTAGAGCTTCTTTAAAGCTGAGGGGCCATGGTCCTCCCAAATTTTTTACCATCAACACATTTGGTTCTTTCTTGCTATGGATGCATATTATGCCATATTGTGTTTCGGAATTGAAATAAGGTTGTATTCTACATGCTTGTGAGTTATAAGCAGGTTCTCTCAACTCTTGTTGGGTCACGGTGGTCATCGGCCGGATGTTATTAGGTGTACccagtatttttaaaaaatattaaaactactCTTGCGCTTTCTTTACATTTGTGATGAGTGTACGTGAGGATGATTCATAAGTCTTTTACAGATCAAGTTAATCTGTAAgctttttacggatcaacttaaaaGACTTACAGATCAAAGGTATTTCAATCTTTTTCCCTTAAGTGcagggtgcacctagcaacaccccaTCGGCCTGTGGGCCTTTTTCACTTCGTAGAAACTGGGTCCGGATCTGCAATTGGAGCCACTTTGGCCCAATCATAATCTATTGTTTTGCTTGCGGTATTATGCCAAATAAATTGGCGCACCCTGAACCGGAGACTACAGAAAACGAATAGTAAAGGGTGTCAtttaatttggattttttttatcattttttatttttacttatgattaaaaataacattattttcactttatttcatattttcaaaagttatatagaaaaaaaaatgaaaacaattatatgttattttctgtttttattttctaaattgttAGGCAAGCTATAAAATACTTTCCACACTTCCTCTCCACTTCTTTTGATacccaaaaaaggaaaatgactAATTTCTACTACATTTTCCTACCTCGATCCCCTTCTTTTCCCTCTTCACAACACCCTAATGCTTATCTTCATACAAAATCGAAAGTGAATATGTTGCTGCCAATGTTGAGTAAATTCACATGGCAtcgattataatataattgtcttTCAATGGCGTATAGAGTCAGCTAGAGCCTCACGGTGATAGACTCTGATAgtgttaaaaagtttttttacaaaaacttaAGTATATGTGTGAAGAAGTCATTGGACCCCAAAACTTATGATGCCACGATCGAACGCACGCtttattaatacttttttaatctttgattGAGCTCAAGAAAGTCAACGTTGTAGGGGCTTTTCTAGTGCTTTGTTTTAGCTAACACCTTTTGGTACGTTCTACTAATATATCTCTTTTGGCACAAaatggtatttaattaattCTAGTGACTACTTAATCGTTTCAGGAGAGAATGTTCCCTGTAATTTATGTGTCTCTGAATATTACCTTTGACTTGTTCTCTTCTTCCAGAAACTTGATGGCGGTCAAGAGGACTCCACCTAACTCTCAAATGACAAATTCTATCCACTACTATAAGAGAAAAGGTCAAACAATTTTAATACTTGAAACCTATTGAGTTCCTAGACacgaaaaaatattaaatacattttgtaaaatatttcaaatgacTAAACAATATAAtagacattaaatatattttgtattctcTATGCTCTAAACATTTGTCTCCTtagaatatgtttatagattcACAAATGAAAAGAGtagtgttatatttttttacaacacCCTCTTAATAATCTTTCTATTActttataaaaaagatattaaataaaaatagatatcaCGTGACAAATTTAGATACATGTCACTTTATCATTGAATGATAatagagattttaaaaaaataattgaatttaggaagactaaaacaaaacataaatatattaaagggttagaatcaaaatattttgataagtaAAAGAGATAGAAACacattaaaaacatatataaatggttttaatgaaaagaagattaattatttttcttaatctacacattataatattaaataatatataaatagaagtaGACGAAGTAgaagaatataattaaataaaaagaatggtAAAAGATGAAAGGATAAATTATACTCCCATCCTTGAGATTTTCTCATATTACATAAGataccttaattttttaaaccttTGTAAATGTAATATTTTCCAAACAATTATGGAAGTTAGTATAGTATAAAAGTTGTCagtttaatacattttaaatgattaaaaaatatttaatacaaggacagaaaaaaatatattgtgtgCAATCTAAAAAGATTTCAGGATATCagtataattaatttactaaagATAAAATCATTACCCGTATATTTTTCAACTGCAAGAAATTTGCATGTATCCATCATCTAATTTGACTGCTTGTGCTCAATTTCATGGACTACTCTGCCAACACACGAGAACAGTAcgaactaaaaaaagaaaaacgaacGAACTAACAGTTATCTGATTATTACTAtttcaaactgatttttttttttttatacatctgAACCACGTTTTAAATTGATCGATGAT
Encoded proteins:
- the LOC114396028 gene encoding senescence associated gene 20-like, which gives rise to MFTCVPELANSQSQECLEEYVERNTRVVTELYKALTSKDPETLHGLVTQDLEWWFHGPPCHRHHLVPWLTGSSPSSKALVPQHMVGFGPVVIAEGFDDDHLVWWVHAWTVTADGLITQVKEYVNTSVTVTLLSQQVLPNASKCQCIWQSRLCDESVPGLILPI
- the LOC114394620 gene encoding wound-induced protein 1-like; its protein translation is MGYNHSFTMKIIPGSKAEPEKFSGTVTEHENRNRETVKLVYKALLRDGDTEKLAKVVRAELEWWYHGPPHCQHMMKVLTGESTTAQKAFKFRPRRIRAVGDRVVVEGWEGAGEYWVHVWRFKHGIITQLREYFNTLITVVHRVSEDGDEARLWRSTNRVRVRVHGSLPDLVLSI